One region of Mycolicibacterium rhodesiae NBB3 genomic DNA includes:
- a CDS encoding hemophore-related protein produces the protein MMKTTMTKVAVAIGGLALSVTAGTGIASAQPYVDTMVNSPCTYDQAIAAVNAENPTAASYLMQSPPNLEFIRVFLSSSKDQRLNLLNQIKGNPGIDQALPVFTQMMSSCVNY, from the coding sequence ATGATGAAGACGACGATGACCAAGGTGGCCGTCGCGATCGGCGGTTTGGCCTTGTCGGTGACCGCGGGCACCGGGATCGCATCCGCTCAGCCCTACGTTGACACGATGGTCAATTCGCCCTGCACGTACGACCAGGCGATCGCTGCGGTGAACGCGGAGAACCCGACGGCCGCTTCATACCTGATGCAGTCGCCGCCGAACCTCGAGTTCATCCGCGTGTTCCTGAGCTCTTCGAAGGATCAGCGCCTGAACCTGCTCAACCAGATTAAGGGCAACCCGGGGATCGATCAGGCCCTTCCGGTGTTCACGCAGATGATGTCTAGCTGCGTCAACTACTGA
- a CDS encoding alpha/beta fold hydrolase, producing the protein MGNLAYDDSGQGEIVLFIAGQGGAGRTWQIHQAPALLAAGYRVVTFDNRGVGATDKEDGFTTATMVADTVELIEKLDAGPARVVGASMGSFIAQELMLARPELVSHAVLMATRGHHDRARTFFRTAEEDFANAGVQLPATYEAKLRLLESFSPKTLNDDAAVADWIDTFTLWPTRSTPGLRAQHDVAPATNRLPAYRAITQPVLVIGFADDLVIPPHLGAAVADAIPNGHYLEIADTGHLGFLERPDAVNAAVLEFFTQGR; encoded by the coding sequence GTGGGGAATCTTGCGTATGACGATAGTGGCCAAGGCGAGATAGTGCTCTTCATCGCCGGCCAGGGGGGAGCCGGCCGCACGTGGCAGATCCACCAGGCGCCTGCGCTTCTCGCGGCTGGATACCGCGTTGTGACATTCGACAACAGGGGAGTGGGCGCGACGGACAAAGAGGACGGCTTCACGACGGCGACGATGGTGGCTGACACCGTAGAGTTGATCGAGAAGTTAGACGCCGGTCCCGCCCGGGTGGTGGGCGCGTCGATGGGTTCCTTCATCGCTCAGGAACTGATGCTCGCACGCCCCGAGTTGGTGAGCCATGCAGTGCTGATGGCGACCCGTGGGCACCATGACCGCGCCCGCACGTTCTTCCGCACCGCCGAAGAGGATTTCGCCAATGCCGGCGTCCAGTTGCCCGCTACCTATGAAGCGAAACTCCGTCTGCTAGAGAGCTTTTCGCCGAAAACTTTGAATGACGACGCGGCCGTTGCGGACTGGATCGACACGTTCACCCTGTGGCCCACCCGGTCGACTCCAGGGCTTCGCGCGCAGCATGATGTCGCTCCGGCGACCAACCGGCTCCCCGCCTACCGGGCGATCACCCAGCCTGTGCTGGTGATCGGATTCGCCGATGATCTGGTGATACCTCCGCACCTGGGCGCCGCGGTAGCAGACGCCATCCCGAATGGGCACTATCTGGAGATCGCCGATACCGGCCACCTGGGATTTCTCGAACGGCCGGATGCGGTGAACGCGGCCGTCCTGGAGTTCTTCACGCAAGGGCGCTAG
- a CDS encoding sensor histidine kinase: MVTLADQKAEPVTADTTTPPAPRRIGFGPSASLIAGAVIGAVWIWVPIMLVIFGISALPTVIGSAIALVVFVYLMRAVGWLERVRSEAVFGMGLAVPPRKMSHHTGFSRWIHQMWLDLNSTRFWKGATHHFVRLAYDMAAGGIAFALLAFAFLAPAGAFAIGRNSSDSPAFYLPPVLAWPLAVLAFAVAGAIVVFAPALDAKIDSWLLPPSPTEVLKHEMSVLADARLGALTSAQTERYRIERDLHDSVQPRLVSLAMTIGLAQTKLDTDPAAAKTLIAEAHGDAKSALLELRNVVRGIAPSILADRGLDAALSSVVQRAAVPTLLDINLPGRISEETESVAYFVVAEALTNVAKHAQASRAVVTVRHDQDENALHVSVFDDGRGGAEITDSAANTGLRGLAERVRAARGTFTVSSPFTGSTTVTAVLPCE; encoded by the coding sequence ATGGTCACACTCGCGGATCAAAAAGCAGAGCCGGTCACGGCTGACACAACCACGCCGCCAGCGCCCCGTCGCATCGGCTTCGGACCCAGCGCGTCCCTGATTGCGGGCGCGGTGATCGGCGCCGTGTGGATCTGGGTGCCGATCATGCTCGTGATCTTCGGAATCTCAGCGCTTCCGACGGTGATCGGGTCCGCGATCGCCCTCGTGGTGTTCGTGTATCTGATGCGTGCCGTGGGGTGGCTCGAGCGGGTGCGCAGCGAAGCCGTCTTCGGCATGGGCCTGGCGGTGCCGCCCCGGAAGATGTCTCACCACACCGGATTTTCGCGCTGGATCCACCAAATGTGGCTCGACCTCAACAGCACCCGGTTCTGGAAAGGCGCCACACACCACTTCGTCCGGCTGGCTTACGACATGGCAGCCGGTGGTATCGCCTTTGCCCTGCTCGCATTTGCGTTTCTGGCGCCGGCCGGCGCATTCGCCATCGGCCGCAACAGCTCGGACTCCCCCGCGTTCTACCTTCCGCCGGTGCTGGCCTGGCCGCTGGCTGTGCTTGCCTTCGCAGTAGCCGGCGCGATTGTGGTGTTCGCTCCTGCGCTCGACGCGAAGATCGACAGCTGGTTGCTACCGCCGTCTCCTACCGAGGTGCTGAAGCACGAGATGAGCGTGCTCGCCGACGCCCGGCTGGGCGCGTTAACCTCGGCGCAGACTGAGCGCTACCGCATCGAGCGCGACTTGCACGACAGCGTGCAGCCGCGGCTCGTGTCGCTGGCGATGACGATCGGCCTGGCCCAGACGAAGCTCGATACCGACCCGGCCGCTGCCAAGACACTCATCGCTGAGGCGCACGGCGACGCCAAGTCCGCTCTGCTGGAACTTCGCAACGTCGTGCGCGGCATCGCGCCGTCGATCCTTGCCGATCGAGGACTGGACGCCGCACTCTCGTCCGTGGTGCAGCGCGCCGCAGTCCCCACCCTGTTGGACATCAACCTGCCCGGCCGGATCTCCGAGGAGACCGAGTCGGTGGCGTACTTCGTCGTCGCCGAGGCGTTGACCAACGTCGCCAAGCACGCGCAGGCGTCGCGGGCGGTGGTGACGGTCCGACACGATCAAGACGAAAATGCGCTCCACGTCTCGGTATTCGACGACGGCCGCGGTGGCGCGGAGATCACCGATAGCGCTGCCAACACCGGACTGCGCGGTCTGGCCGAGCGGGTGCGCGCGGCCCGCGGCACGTTCACGGTTTCGAGTCCCTTCACGGGGTCCACAACGGTCACCGCGGTGCTCCCATGCGAATAG
- a CDS encoding response regulator transcription factor, with the protein MRIAIAEDSALLRAGVERILTDAGHEVVASEPDASNLLQLVNETKPDLVIVDVRMPPTFTDEGIRCAAALRKQNPESPVLVLSHYVEERYASDLITSDTRGFGYLLKDRVADVPAFLDAVSVVGSGGTLLDPEVVSQILARSNRRNALDQLTPREVEVLQLMAEGRTNSAIAATLHMSTGSAEKHIASIFAKLALVQDDTENRRVLAVLRYLES; encoded by the coding sequence ATGCGAATAGCGATCGCCGAGGACTCGGCGCTGCTGCGCGCGGGCGTCGAGCGCATCCTGACCGACGCCGGCCACGAAGTGGTCGCCAGCGAGCCGGATGCTTCGAACCTGCTGCAGTTGGTCAACGAGACCAAACCCGACCTGGTGATCGTCGATGTCAGGATGCCGCCGACGTTCACCGACGAGGGAATTCGCTGCGCCGCAGCACTCCGCAAGCAGAATCCGGAGTCGCCCGTCCTGGTGTTGTCGCACTACGTCGAGGAGCGCTACGCCTCCGACCTGATCACGTCGGACACCCGCGGCTTCGGCTACCTCCTGAAGGACCGCGTCGCCGACGTGCCGGCATTCCTGGACGCAGTGTCGGTCGTCGGCAGCGGTGGGACGCTACTCGACCCCGAGGTCGTGTCCCAGATTCTCGCGCGATCGAACCGCCGCAATGCGCTCGATCAGCTGACCCCCCGCGAAGTCGAGGTCTTGCAGCTGATGGCCGAAGGCCGGACGAATTCGGCGATCGCCGCGACCTTGCACATGTCGACGGGTTCCGCCGAGAAGCACATCGCATCCATCTTCGCGAAATTGGCGCTGGTCCAAGACGACACCGAGAACCGCCGTGTCCTTGCCGTCCTGCGCTATCTCGAGTCGTAA
- a CDS encoding DUF6197 family protein: MNVKTDREVIEGALAIIETENGWTQGTYCRDAEGYEVLPDVDAPGEWVRLRTERVGDGGYRAHTDTGAKPCSFCPQGALRAAAGCWSFGLPSAEREQQIDRLEQLLLETANSAAMPGWPSLPAFNDDSRTTQADVVLVLKRAAAHLEAQED, from the coding sequence ATGAACGTGAAGACCGACCGCGAGGTCATCGAAGGCGCACTGGCAATCATCGAGACCGAGAACGGGTGGACACAGGGCACATACTGCCGCGACGCCGAGGGCTACGAGGTGCTGCCCGACGTCGACGCGCCGGGCGAATGGGTGCGGTTGCGCACCGAGCGCGTCGGAGATGGAGGCTACCGGGCGCATACCGACACCGGCGCGAAGCCGTGCAGCTTCTGCCCGCAGGGAGCGCTGCGCGCGGCGGCCGGGTGCTGGAGTTTCGGATTGCCCAGCGCAGAACGCGAGCAGCAGATCGATCGACTCGAGCAGCTTCTGCTCGAGACCGCGAACTCCGCTGCGATGCCTGGCTGGCCGAGCTTACCTGCTTTTAACGACGACTCGCGTACCACCCAAGCCGACGTAGTGCTGGTGCTCAAGCGCGCCGCCGCGCACCTCGAAGCGCAGGAAGACTAA
- a CDS encoding UPF0182 family protein, whose translation MGMRPAARMPKLTRRSRVLIAVSAAFVLILLIGPRLIDTYVDWLWFGELGYRSVFTTQLVTRLVVFLVAAVVIGAIVFAGLALAYRTRPVFVPTNGPNDPVARYRTAVMSRLRLVGIGIPAFIGLLAGIVAQSYWTRIQLFLHGGSFGINDPQFGMDLGFYAFDLPFYRLVLSFLFIATFLAFIANLLGHYLFGGIRLSGRSGALSRAARIQLITLVGILMLLKAVAYWLDRYELLSHTRGGKPFTGAGYTDINAVLPAKLILMAIAVICAAAVFSAIVLRDLRIPAIGVVLLLLSSLVIGAGWPLVVEQFSVKPNAAQKESEYISRSIAATRQAYGLTEETVTYRDYSGDAQTTAQQVANDRATTSNIRLLDPTIVSPAFTQFQQGKNFYYFPDHLAMDRYTGRDGNLRDFVVAARELNPDRLIDNQRDWINRHTVYTHGNGFIASPANTVRGVANDPNQNGGYPEFLASVVGANGSVVSPGPAPLDQPRIYYGPVIADTSADYAIVGNNGGPDREYDYETNTETKNYTYGGSGGVPVGNWLARSVFAAKFAERNFLFSNVIGENSKILFNRDPAERVEAAAPWLTTDTTVYPAIVNKKMVWIVDGYTTLDNYPYSQLTTLSSATADSTEVAANRLQVDKQVSYIRNSVKATVDAYDGTVTLYAQDEQDPVLQAWMKVFPGTVKPKSDITPELQQHLRYPEDLFKVQRALLAKYHVDDPVTFFSTSDFWDVPLDPNPTASSYQPPYYIVAKNLASNDNSASFQLTSAMNRFRRDFLAAYISASSDPDTYGKLTVLTIPGQVNGPKLAFNAISTDTAVSQDLGVIGRDNQNRIRWGNLLTLPVAQGGLLYVAPVYASPGASDAASSYPRLIRVAMMYNDKVGYGPTVRDALTELFGPGADATATGPAPTGPVNGQPQATPGADGQPPAAQPPTNQGTPPTPLPTAVPPGAPVQLSPAKAAALQDINTALDALQGAQSGGNFAEFGEALQRLDDAVKKYQSTR comes from the coding sequence GTGGGTATGCGGCCCGCGGCAAGAATGCCGAAGCTGACACGACGTAGCCGAGTCCTCATCGCGGTTTCCGCGGCGTTCGTTCTGATCCTGCTGATCGGGCCACGCCTGATCGACACCTACGTCGACTGGCTGTGGTTCGGCGAGTTGGGGTACCGCTCGGTGTTCACCACCCAGCTGGTCACCCGCCTGGTGGTGTTCCTGGTCGCGGCGGTGGTCATCGGTGCGATCGTGTTCGCCGGGTTGGCACTGGCCTACCGCACCCGCCCCGTGTTCGTCCCGACCAACGGTCCCAACGATCCGGTCGCGCGGTACCGCACCGCGGTGATGAGCCGGTTGCGGCTCGTGGGCATCGGCATTCCGGCGTTCATCGGGCTGCTCGCCGGAATCGTGGCGCAGAGTTACTGGACCCGCATCCAGCTGTTCCTGCACGGCGGCAGCTTCGGGATCAACGACCCGCAGTTCGGCATGGACCTCGGCTTCTACGCGTTCGATCTGCCGTTCTACCGGCTCGTGCTGAGCTTCCTCTTCATCGCCACATTCCTGGCCTTCATCGCCAATCTGTTGGGCCACTACCTGTTCGGTGGCATCCGCTTGTCAGGCCGTAGCGGCGCGCTCAGTCGCGCGGCGCGTATCCAGCTGATCACGTTGGTCGGCATCCTCATGCTGCTCAAGGCCGTCGCGTACTGGCTGGACCGGTACGAACTCTTGAGCCACACCCGCGGCGGCAAGCCGTTCACCGGCGCCGGCTACACCGATATCAACGCGGTGCTGCCCGCGAAGCTGATCCTGATGGCCATCGCAGTCATCTGCGCGGCGGCCGTCTTCTCTGCGATTGTGTTGCGAGACTTGCGGATTCCCGCGATCGGTGTGGTGCTGCTGCTGCTGTCGTCGCTGGTGATCGGTGCAGGATGGCCGTTGGTCGTCGAGCAGTTCAGCGTCAAACCCAATGCGGCGCAGAAGGAAAGCGAATACATCAGTCGAAGTATCGCGGCGACGAGACAGGCCTACGGGCTGACCGAAGAGACCGTGACGTACCGCGACTACAGCGGTGACGCCCAGACGACGGCCCAGCAGGTGGCCAATGACCGGGCGACCACGTCGAACATCCGGTTGCTCGACCCGACGATCGTCAGCCCCGCGTTCACCCAGTTCCAGCAGGGCAAGAACTTTTACTACTTCCCTGACCACCTGGCGATGGACCGCTACACCGGACGGGACGGAAACCTTCGTGACTTCGTCGTCGCCGCCCGTGAGCTCAACCCCGACCGGCTGATCGACAACCAGCGCGACTGGATCAATCGGCACACGGTGTACACCCACGGTAACGGATTCATTGCGTCGCCGGCCAACACTGTTCGTGGAGTTGCCAACGACCCGAACCAGAACGGCGGCTACCCGGAGTTTTTGGCGAGCGTCGTCGGCGCGAACGGCAGCGTCGTCTCGCCGGGTCCGGCTCCGCTGGATCAGCCGCGGATCTACTACGGCCCGGTGATCGCCGACACGTCGGCCGATTACGCGATCGTGGGCAACAACGGCGGTCCCGACCGCGAATACGACTACGAGACCAACACCGAGACCAAGAACTACACCTACGGTGGTTCCGGCGGGGTGCCCGTCGGCAACTGGCTGGCTCGCTCGGTGTTCGCCGCGAAGTTCGCCGAGCGGAACTTCTTGTTCTCCAACGTGATTGGCGAGAACAGCAAGATCCTGTTCAACCGAGATCCGGCCGAACGCGTCGAAGCGGCCGCGCCGTGGCTGACCACCGACACCACCGTCTATCCCGCGATTGTGAACAAGAAGATGGTGTGGATCGTCGACGGCTACACGACGCTGGACAACTACCCGTACTCGCAGTTGACGACGCTGTCGAGCGCGACCGCGGACTCCACGGAGGTGGCGGCCAACCGACTGCAGGTCGACAAGCAGGTGTCCTACATCCGCAACTCGGTCAAGGCGACTGTGGACGCATATGACGGCACGGTGACCCTGTACGCGCAGGACGAACAGGACCCGGTGCTGCAGGCGTGGATGAAGGTGTTCCCCGGCACGGTCAAGCCGAAGAGCGACATCACCCCTGAACTGCAACAACATCTGCGTTACCCCGAGGATCTGTTCAAGGTTCAGCGCGCGCTGCTGGCCAAGTACCACGTGGACGATCCCGTGACGTTTTTCTCGACGTCGGACTTCTGGGATGTGCCCTTGGACCCCAACCCCACGGCCAGCAGCTACCAGCCGCCGTACTACATCGTCGCCAAAAACCTTGCGAGCAATGATAATTCGGCGTCGTTCCAGCTGACGAGTGCGATGAACCGGTTCCGGCGCGACTTCCTCGCGGCCTACATCAGCGCGAGTTCGGACCCCGATACGTACGGCAAGCTCACGGTGCTGACCATTCCGGGCCAGGTCAACGGTCCCAAGTTGGCGTTCAACGCGATCAGCACCGATACCGCGGTGAGCCAGGACCTCGGCGTCATCGGCCGTGACAACCAGAACCGCATCCGGTGGGGCAACCTGCTCACGCTGCCTGTGGCGCAGGGCGGTCTGCTCTACGTCGCGCCCGTGTACGCGTCGCCTGGCGCCAGTGATGCGGCGTCGTCGTACCCGCGTCTGATTCGTGTGGCGATGATGTACAACGACAAGGTCGGCTACGGCCCGACGGTGCGCGACGCGCTCACCGAGCTGTTCGGACCGGGTGCGGACGCCACTGCCACCGGTCCAGCACCGACCGGTCCGGTGAACGGCCAGCCGCAGGCCACGCCAGGCGCGGACGGTCAGCCGCCGGCGGCGCAACCGCCCACGAACCAGGGCACACCCCCGACGCCGCTACCGACGGCCGTACCGCCCGGTGCACCGGTCCAATTGTCGCCGGCCAAAGCCGCGGCGCTGCAAGATATCAACACCGCGCTGGACGCGCTGCAAGGCGCTCAGTCGGGTGGCAATTTCGCCGAGTTCGGTGAGGCACTACAACGCCTCGACGACGCCGTGAAGAAGTACCAGTCGACCCGCTGA
- a CDS encoding YlbL family protein, with product MNRRILTLLVALVPIVVFGVVLSVVTVPFVALGPGPTFDTLAEVDGKQVVDIEGTEVHPTSGHLNMTTVSQRDGLTLGQALALWMSGREQLVPRDLVYPPDKSKDEVDEANNTDFRQSEDSAEYAALLYLKYPMAVTAQTVNEDGPSAGKLEPGDAIDYVNGKPVTNLDDFQALIKDTKPGDTVTLDYRRRNGDLGAATITLGKHPEKDQGYLGIGVLDAPWAPFTVDFNLANIGGPSAGLMFSLAVVDKLTTGNLNDGKFVAGTGTITGDGKVGPIGGITHKMLAASDAGATIFLVPAENCEEAKTAHDVGLELIKVETLDQAVSALETLSAGGERPHC from the coding sequence GTGAACAGGCGCATTTTGACGTTGCTCGTCGCGCTGGTCCCCATCGTCGTGTTCGGCGTCGTGCTGTCGGTCGTGACGGTGCCGTTCGTCGCGCTGGGGCCGGGACCGACGTTCGACACACTGGCTGAGGTCGACGGTAAGCAGGTCGTCGACATCGAGGGCACCGAGGTGCACCCCACGTCAGGGCATCTGAACATGACCACGGTGTCGCAGCGCGACGGCCTGACGCTGGGACAGGCGCTCGCGTTGTGGATGTCGGGCCGCGAGCAGCTGGTGCCGCGGGATCTGGTGTATCCGCCGGACAAGTCGAAGGACGAGGTCGACGAGGCCAACAACACCGACTTCCGCCAGTCCGAGGACAGCGCCGAATACGCCGCACTGCTCTACCTGAAATACCCGATGGCGGTGACCGCGCAGACGGTCAACGAGGACGGCCCTTCGGCGGGCAAGCTCGAACCGGGCGACGCGATCGACTACGTCAACGGCAAGCCGGTGACCAATCTGGACGACTTCCAGGCCCTGATCAAGGACACCAAGCCGGGGGACACCGTGACGCTGGACTACCGACGGAGGAACGGAGACCTTGGCGCGGCCACCATCACGCTGGGTAAACACCCCGAGAAAGACCAGGGATACCTGGGGATCGGAGTGCTCGACGCGCCGTGGGCGCCGTTCACCGTCGATTTCAATCTCGCCAACATCGGGGGGCCGTCGGCCGGGTTGATGTTCAGCCTCGCCGTCGTCGACAAACTCACCACCGGCAACCTCAACGACGGCAAGTTCGTCGCGGGAACCGGAACGATCACCGGCGATGGCAAGGTCGGTCCGATCGGCGGCATCACCCACAAGATGCTGGCGGCCTCCGATGCCGGCGCGACGATCTTCCTGGTGCCCGCCGAGAACTGCGAGGAAGCGAAAACGGCCCACGACGTCGGGTTGGAGCTGATCAAGGTCGAGACGCTGGATCAGGCCGTGTCGGCGCTGGAGACGTTGTCTGCTGGCGGCGAACGGCCGCACTGCTAG
- a CDS encoding zinc-dependent metalloprotease: MADLPFGFSSGDDPERDKHKKDPESGSGGDPFGMGGAGFDMSQLGQIFSRLGEMFSGAQNMSADGTRSGPVNYDLARQLASSSIGFVAPVSEKTGAAISDAVHLAETWLDGVTALPAGTTKAVAWTPTDWVDNTLETWKRLCDPVAEQISTVWASSLPEEARSMAGPLLSMMSQMGGMAFGSQLGQALGTLSKEVLTSTDIGLPLGPKGVAALMPAAVESLAEGLEQPRSEIITFLAAREAAHHRLFSHVPWLSTQLLNAVEAFAKGMKIDMSGLEELAQGFNPAALADPSQMEQLLNQGIFEPKATPEQTAALERLETLLALIEGWVQTVVTDALGDRIPGTSALSETLRRRRATGGPAEQTFATLVGLELRPRKMREAAALWERLTEAVGADARDGVWQHPDLLPSAEDLDEPAGFIDRMIGGDTSGIDQLLADLEKDTGTDEPER, encoded by the coding sequence ATGGCTGACCTGCCTTTCGGCTTCTCCTCCGGGGACGACCCCGAGCGAGACAAACACAAAAAGGACCCGGAATCGGGGTCCGGCGGTGATCCGTTCGGCATGGGCGGGGCCGGGTTCGACATGTCCCAGCTCGGGCAGATCTTCAGCCGTCTCGGCGAGATGTTCAGCGGCGCTCAGAACATGTCGGCGGACGGCACGCGGTCAGGTCCGGTGAACTACGACCTGGCGCGTCAGCTCGCGTCGAGCTCGATCGGTTTCGTCGCACCCGTGAGCGAGAAGACCGGCGCAGCGATCTCCGATGCCGTCCACCTCGCCGAGACGTGGCTCGACGGCGTGACGGCGCTGCCTGCGGGCACCACCAAGGCGGTGGCGTGGACGCCGACCGACTGGGTCGACAACACCCTGGAGACGTGGAAGCGGCTGTGTGATCCGGTGGCCGAGCAGATCTCCACGGTGTGGGCATCGTCGCTGCCCGAAGAGGCGAGGTCGATGGCGGGTCCGCTGCTGTCGATGATGAGTCAGATGGGCGGCATGGCCTTCGGTTCGCAGCTGGGCCAGGCGCTGGGCACGCTGTCCAAAGAAGTGCTGACCTCCACCGATATCGGATTGCCGTTGGGCCCCAAGGGTGTTGCGGCGCTGATGCCTGCCGCCGTGGAATCGCTCGCCGAGGGACTGGAGCAGCCGCGCAGCGAGATCATCACGTTCCTCGCGGCGCGCGAGGCCGCCCACCACCGCCTGTTCAGCCACGTGCCGTGGCTGTCCACCCAGCTCCTCAACGCGGTCGAGGCGTTCGCCAAGGGCATGAAGATCGACATGAGCGGCCTCGAGGAACTCGCGCAGGGCTTCAACCCCGCGGCGCTGGCCGATCCGTCTCAGATGGAACAGCTGCTGAACCAGGGCATCTTCGAACCGAAAGCGACGCCGGAGCAGACCGCGGCACTGGAGCGGCTCGAAACACTGTTGGCGTTGATCGAGGGGTGGGTGCAGACCGTCGTCACCGACGCGCTGGGCGACCGAATCCCCGGCACGTCGGCCCTCTCGGAGACCCTGCGCAGGCGGCGCGCCACCGGTGGCCCCGCCGAGCAGACCTTCGCGACGCTCGTCGGCCTGGAACTGCGGCCCCGCAAGATGCGCGAGGCGGCCGCCTTGTGGGAGCGGCTGACCGAAGCGGTCGGCGCCGACGCACGCGATGGCGTGTGGCAGCACCCCGATCTGTTGCCGAGCGCAGAAGACCTCGACGAGCCCGCCGGCTTCATCGACCGGATGATCGGTGGCGACACCAGCGGCATCGACCAACTGCTCGCCGATCTCGAAAAGGACACTGGGACAGACGAACCCGAGCGCTGA
- a CDS encoding cyclodehydratase — MGRYVLDPSRPVLLRPDGVVQVGWDPRRAVLVRPPPGLTAKDLADLLRRLQSGATPAEIQAHATEAGADDVADLISSLVGAGLVTTTPRRRTRAASIRIHGRGPLSDLLGGALRCSGAQITHSSRTHAGAPTESTDLAVLTDFLVSDPRVVRDLHAAGVPHLPVRVRDGVGLVGPLVIPGVTSCLGCADLHRSDRDAAWPALAAQLRDTVGSADRATVLATAALALNQIDRVICAIRDESGVSRSPDPPPTLDATLEFDVNVGSIVARRWSRHPHCTC; from the coding sequence ATGGGGCGCTACGTCCTCGACCCTTCCAGGCCGGTGTTGTTGCGACCCGACGGCGTCGTACAGGTGGGCTGGGATCCGCGGCGCGCGGTCCTGGTCCGTCCGCCGCCGGGGTTGACCGCCAAGGACCTCGCCGATCTGCTGCGTCGTCTGCAGTCGGGTGCCACCCCGGCCGAGATCCAAGCACACGCAACCGAGGCCGGCGCTGACGACGTCGCCGACCTCATCTCCTCGCTCGTCGGCGCCGGACTCGTGACGACCACGCCGCGCCGACGCACCCGCGCCGCGTCAATCCGGATTCACGGGCGCGGTCCGCTGTCTGATCTGCTCGGCGGGGCCTTGCGCTGCTCGGGAGCCCAGATCACGCACAGCAGCCGCACGCATGCCGGAGCGCCGACCGAATCGACCGATCTGGCGGTGCTGACCGATTTCCTGGTGTCCGATCCGCGCGTCGTGCGCGATCTGCACGCGGCCGGGGTTCCGCACCTTCCGGTCCGGGTGCGCGACGGTGTCGGCCTCGTCGGCCCGCTCGTCATTCCCGGCGTGACCAGCTGTCTCGGGTGTGCTGACCTGCACCGCAGCGACCGCGATGCCGCCTGGCCGGCCCTGGCCGCGCAACTACGCGACACGGTCGGCAGCGCTGACCGAGCCACGGTGCTGGCAACAGCGGCGCTGGCGCTCAACCAGATCGACCGGGTCATATGCGCCATTCGTGACGAATCCGGGGTGTCGCGCTCCCCTGACCCGCCGCCCACCTTGGACGCGACGCTCGAGTTCGACGTCAATGTGGGTTCGATCGTGGCGCGCCGCTGGTCGCGGCATCCGCATTGCACCTGTTGA